The segment GATTGGGCGCTGGCTCTGGTCGCCATTCAGCAGACGTTCCAGGGCAAACAGTAGGGTAAAAACGGTGCCAATCGGGATCGGTAAATACATTTCGCCATAGGTGACATTGGGCAGTGAGGCCAGCGGCTGAATCCACATCGCGGCACACAGGTTGTAGCTGGCGCGGAACAGCACCACACATAAGGCGATTAACAGCAGGTTACACAACAGCAGCGCCCATTTTTGCCCGCCAGGTGACAAGCGATCGGTCAACATAGAGACACAAATATGGGTGCCGGCCCGCAGGCCGACCGGCGCGCCGACAAAGGTAAAAATGATCATACAGATAATGGCTACCGGCTCTGGCCATGAGAGCGCGCTGTTCAATACATAGCGCGCAAAGATGCCGACGGGAATGACCGCTACCATGATCATCAACGCTGCCGCCGCCACCCACATGCACAGCAGGTACAACCGATCCATCCACCGGGAATATGCGTTCATAATTGGATCCTGAGTGAAACGCCACGCCTGCGCGCGGCGTGGGGGGTTATTTCACCTCGGCGATCTGTGTCATCAGATCCTGATACTTGCCGCCAAACTGATCGCGTACCGGTTGGGTAGCTTTGACAAAGTAGTCGCGATCGATCTGTTGGAAGGTGACGCCTCCGGCCTTCATTTTCTCAATCGATTGCTGGGTGTAGCTGGCCCACAACTGACGTTCCTCATCCTGAGCTTCTTTGCCCAGCTTCTTCAGTAACGCCTGATCGTCAGCAGAGAGGCGATCCCACGCCGGTTTGGAGAACAGGATCATCTCTGGCTGAATAAAGTGGCCGGTGAGGGTGTAGTACTTCGCTACGGGCAGGTAGTTATGGGCGACAAAGGTCGGTGGGTTATTCTCGGTGCCGTCCACCACGCCGGTTTGCATGGCGCTAAACACTTCGCTGACGCCCATCGCTACCGGGTTAGCGCCCATTGCTTTTAGCGTGGCAAGCGAGATGGCGCTGTTCTGCACGCGGATCTTCATACCTTGCAGATCTTCAGGCTTAGTCAGCGGCTTTTTGGTGATCATGTTGCGCGTCCCGGCATCGGTCCAGCCGAGAAACACCATACGGGTGTTGGGATCTTTATTGAATTTATCGACGATCTGCTCACCTACGCTACCATCCAGCACTTTGTGCATATGATCTTCATCGCGGAAGATAAAGGGCAGGGTAAGCACGCTGGTTTCCGGCGCGATGGTGGTCACCGGGGCCAACGAAACGCGGATCATATCAATCGCGCCCAGTTGAACCTGTTGTAAGGTTTGATCTTCATCGCCAAGCACGCCACCGGCATACACCTTCATCTCCAGACGACCATCGGTGGCCTGTTTCAGTTTCTCCCCCATATGCTCCAGCGCGACCACGGTGGGATAACCGGCGGGCTGCACTTCCGCCACCTTAAGGACTTTGGCCTGCGCATTACAGGCCAGCAGGGCGATCATGGAGGACAACGAAACTGCGAGTAGTCTTTTTTTCAGCGTCATTTTTTGCTCCAGCAAGAGGTAGCGAAATCGGACAGTGCAACGGCACCGTTAAAAGGCAGGGCTGGCTCAGAATAATGAAAATCGTGTGGTGAAAAAGTGGGCAGATGTTGATTGAATGAAATGCATCACATTTTGAAACGATGTTTTAATAATTTTATACGGTGCGTCACATTTATAAAACCTGCTCACAATCGAAAGAAACTGTGGTGGAAAAACGCACTTTTCGTTTGTAAATAGTAATGAGAACTACTATCAATTCGGCCCGCTAATTTGTTATGATCCGGCGCTCGATCGTGAACTATGCAATTGAAGTTGGAGATGCAGCGTGGTAGCCAGTGATTTGATGCAGACGGATCTCTCCGTTTGGGGCATGTATCATCATGCCGATATCGTGGTAAAGGTGGTCATGATTGGCCTGTTGATGGCCTCTGTGGTCACCTGGGCAATCTTCTTTGGTAAGTTTGCTGAGTTGAGTTCAGCCAAGCGCCGACTGAAACGCGAACATCTCGCCCTGAGTGATGCGCGTTCATTAGATGACGCCTCCAGCACTGCCGCCAGCTTCAAGGGTAACAGCCACAGCGCCGTGTTACTTAACGATGCACAGAACGAGCTGGAACTTTCAGCCGGTGTCGAAGACACCGATGGTATTAAAGAGCGTACCAGCTTCCGTCTGGAACGCCGTGTTGCCGCTTTCAGCCGTCATGCTGGCCGCGGTAACGGTTTCCTCGCCACCATTGGTTCGGTTGCTCCGTTTATCGGCCTGTTC is part of the Pantoea phytobeneficialis genome and harbors:
- a CDS encoding TRAP transporter small permease translates to MNAYSRWMDRLYLLCMWVAAAALMIMVAVIPVGIFARYVLNSALSWPEPVAIICMIIFTFVGAPVGLRAGTHICVSMLTDRLSPGGQKWALLLCNLLLIALCVVLFRASYNLCAAMWIQPLASLPNVTYGEMYLPIPIGTVFTLLFALERLLNGDQSQRPIVTLGGTH
- a CDS encoding TRAP transporter substrate-binding protein → MTLKKRLLAVSLSSMIALLACNAQAKVLKVAEVQPAGYPTVVALEHMGEKLKQATDGRLEMKVYAGGVLGDEDQTLQQVQLGAIDMIRVSLAPVTTIAPETSVLTLPFIFRDEDHMHKVLDGSVGEQIVDKFNKDPNTRMVFLGWTDAGTRNMITKKPLTKPEDLQGMKIRVQNSAISLATLKAMGANPVAMGVSEVFSAMQTGVVDGTENNPPTFVAHNYLPVAKYYTLTGHFIQPEMILFSKPAWDRLSADDQALLKKLGKEAQDEERQLWASYTQQSIEKMKAGGVTFQQIDRDYFVKATQPVRDQFGGKYQDLMTQIAEVK
- the exbB gene encoding tol-pal system-associated acyl-CoA thioesterase, translated to MQTDLSVWGMYHHADIVVKVVMIGLLMASVVTWAIFFGKFAELSSAKRRLKREHLALSDARSLDDASSTAASFKGNSHSAVLLNDAQNELELSAGVEDTDGIKERTSFRLERRVAAFSRHAGRGNGFLATIGSVAPFIGLFGTVWGIMNSFIGIAQTQTTNLAVVAPGIAEALLATAIGLVAAIPAVVIYNVFARMIASYKASLGDVAAQVLLLQSRDLDLGNVTNEVARPAAAQKLRVG